The Pirellulaceae bacterium genome contains a region encoding:
- a CDS encoding PSD1 and planctomycete cytochrome C domain-containing protein, with the protein MSKIIRYCLISALFAGLLVVLGESAMATDKASFTRDIRPILAKNCFACHGLDEDARKADLRLDDRSVAIDAGAIAPGEADQSELIARIESDDPDTVMPPPDSGHEISAEEIKLLRQWIAQGANYEKHWSFTPPVKVNPPAVPASGASHPIDRFVLTRLEAAGLQPSQQADRQRLLRRLSLDLIGLPPSVEEADAFLADPSADAYEKVVDRLLKSDAYGEHWARMWLDLARYADTKGYEKDRPRTIWRYRDWVIGALNQDMPYDQFTIEQLAGDLLPGATSDQFLATAFHRNTMENEEGGTDDEEFRVAAVKDRVDTTLQVWMGLTMGCAKCHSHKYDPISQQDYYRFYAFFNQTEDADREQPILSTPTRQQRRQIESLENEVKSLEQRVDQKSADYAQAWKEWQKQFDSQPLWSPLFKSKFESKQDVKLDQDKEGTFSVEGELPEKDSWKLTVDLPADQLVTSLRIETDPKMAGGKWKDKNVALRELAVELIEPGQDPVKLKLVRPRADFSQQGWEVSRAIDGKSDAGWAFSPKANEPHCAIFDFAEPIQPRSGLQLRLTLEQEYGQGLTLEKFRIFVSSYPGQWLIAELNPMASLEGVFQRRVYPPAVQLETKRAALKAVQRDVVSTPVMRELEAAKRRETRIQRRGNFLDPGELVSARVPRTFGSLADDAPRNRLGVSKWLMQAENPLTARVAVNRIWAQLFGIGLVETEEDFGTQGALPSHPDLLDWLAVDFRENGWSLKGLLKIMVMSQTYRQSSVTTKMQLEVDPRNRLLSRGPRFRLSAETVRDQSLAASGLLTKKVGGPSVMPPQPSGIWKSTYSGEKWKNATGPNRNRRAVYTYKKRTSPYPAMITFDSGSGEVCQIRRVRTNTPIQALVTLNDAAYLEAAGALALRMEASAETTRDRIANGFRMVLIRHAEPAELDRLVALYGSLQDDLADGNALLKSAGLSKGDSRLVGVANVLLNLDETLMKP; encoded by the coding sequence ATGTCCAAGATCATCCGATATTGTCTCATTTCTGCATTGTTTGCAGGCCTCTTGGTCGTGCTTGGCGAGTCGGCGATGGCCACAGACAAAGCAAGCTTCACTCGCGACATCCGTCCCATCCTGGCCAAGAACTGCTTTGCTTGTCATGGCCTCGACGAGGATGCTCGCAAGGCTGATTTGCGGTTGGACGACCGGTCGGTTGCGATCGATGCGGGTGCGATCGCGCCTGGCGAGGCGGATCAGAGTGAATTAATTGCCCGCATCGAATCGGATGATCCTGATACGGTGATGCCGCCACCCGATTCGGGACACGAAATCAGCGCAGAGGAAATCAAACTGCTGCGACAGTGGATCGCCCAGGGAGCCAATTACGAAAAACACTGGTCGTTCACGCCGCCAGTAAAAGTCAATCCTCCTGCAGTTCCAGCAAGTGGTGCATCTCACCCAATCGATCGTTTCGTTTTGACTCGGCTCGAAGCTGCGGGACTTCAGCCCAGCCAACAGGCGGATCGACAGCGCTTGCTTCGTCGTCTCTCTTTGGACCTTATTGGTTTGCCACCGTCAGTCGAAGAAGCGGACGCGTTTCTTGCCGACCCATCCGCAGACGCTTACGAGAAAGTCGTCGATCGACTACTCAAGTCGGATGCCTACGGCGAACATTGGGCTAGGATGTGGCTTGATCTGGCTCGATACGCGGATACGAAGGGCTATGAGAAGGATCGTCCGCGGACAATTTGGCGCTATCGCGATTGGGTCATCGGCGCATTAAATCAGGATATGCCTTACGATCAATTCACCATCGAACAGCTTGCTGGAGATCTATTGCCAGGGGCGACGAGCGATCAGTTTTTGGCAACTGCCTTTCATCGCAATACGATGGAAAATGAGGAGGGCGGAACGGACGATGAAGAGTTTCGCGTGGCGGCTGTTAAGGATCGCGTCGATACCACCCTTCAAGTCTGGATGGGACTGACGATGGGTTGTGCCAAATGCCATTCCCACAAATACGACCCCATCAGTCAGCAGGATTATTATCGTTTCTATGCCTTTTTTAATCAGACCGAAGACGCTGACCGTGAGCAGCCAATTCTATCGACACCCACACGGCAACAACGGCGGCAGATTGAGTCGTTGGAAAACGAAGTGAAATCGCTCGAGCAACGGGTTGACCAAAAGTCAGCAGATTACGCGCAGGCTTGGAAGGAGTGGCAGAAACAGTTTGATTCTCAACCACTTTGGTCGCCGCTGTTCAAGTCGAAGTTTGAATCAAAGCAGGATGTAAAGCTTGATCAGGATAAGGAGGGGACGTTTTCAGTCGAGGGTGAATTGCCGGAAAAAGACAGTTGGAAACTGACCGTCGATTTACCCGCCGACCAACTGGTGACATCACTCAGAATTGAAACAGATCCAAAGATGGCGGGCGGTAAATGGAAGGACAAAAACGTCGCGTTACGTGAATTAGCCGTCGAATTGATTGAGCCTGGACAGGACCCTGTCAAACTGAAACTTGTCCGCCCACGAGCTGATTTTTCGCAGCAAGGTTGGGAAGTCTCGCGTGCAATCGATGGCAAGTCAGATGCTGGTTGGGCCTTCTCACCGAAGGCGAATGAACCTCATTGCGCAATTTTTGACTTCGCAGAACCGATCCAACCGCGAAGCGGTCTGCAGTTGCGACTGACGCTTGAACAAGAATATGGTCAGGGGCTGACGCTGGAAAAGTTTCGTATTTTCGTGAGTTCATATCCTGGCCAATGGCTGATAGCCGAGTTGAATCCGATGGCCTCTTTGGAAGGCGTCTTTCAGCGACGCGTCTATCCCCCGGCAGTGCAATTGGAGACGAAACGCGCGGCTTTGAAAGCGGTACAACGTGATGTGGTTTCAACCCCAGTTATGCGGGAGCTAGAGGCTGCGAAAAGGCGGGAAACGCGGATTCAAAGACGAGGTAATTTTCTTGACCCGGGCGAATTAGTATCGGCACGTGTACCCCGCACCTTCGGATCGCTGGCTGACGACGCGCCACGCAATCGGCTTGGCGTGTCGAAATGGTTGATGCAAGCCGAGAATCCCCTCACAGCGCGAGTCGCAGTGAATCGAATTTGGGCTCAATTGTTTGGCATCGGACTCGTAGAGACGGAAGAAGACTTTGGGACCCAAGGTGCGCTGCCTTCTCATCCTGATTTGCTGGACTGGCTGGCGGTGGATTTTCGCGAAAACGGCTGGTCGCTGAAGGGATTGCTCAAGATCATGGTGATGTCTCAAACTTATCGACAAAGTTCTGTGACGACAAAAATGCAGTTAGAAGTCGATCCTCGCAATCGATTGTTATCGCGAGGGCCTCGATTTCGCTTGTCAGCAGAAACGGTTCGTGACCAGTCATTGGCCGCATCTGGCCTACTGACAAAAAAAGTTGGTGGACCGTCGGTGATGCCACCCCAGCCAAGCGGCATTTGGAAATCAACTTACAGTGGCGAGAAGTGGAAAAACGCCACCGGGCCAAACCGTAATCGACGGGCCGTCTACACCTATAAAAAACGAACCAGTCCCTATCCGGCGATGATTACGTTCGACTCTGGTAGTGGTGAAGTATGCCAGATTCGGCGAGTTCGCACGAACACCCCGATACAAGCACTCGTGACGCTCAACGACGCGGCTTATTTGGAAGCGGCGGGAGCGTTGGCATTGCGAATGGAAGCGTCTGCGGAAACGACACGTGATCGGATTGCCAACGGTTTTCGGATGGTGCTCATCCGACACGCGGAACCAGCGGAACTTGATCGTTTGGTTGCACTTTACGGCTCACTCCAGGATGATCTGGCCGACGGAAACGCGCTGTTGAAATCTGCAGGTTTGAGCAAAGGTGATTCTCGACTCGTTGGTGTCGCAAATGTCCTGTTGAACCTCGACGAAACTTTGATGAAACCCTAG
- a CDS encoding HEAT repeat domain-containing protein → MTSARWEVRRKRTEQFNTFAYAFVFASILSCASTVVAQRDLRNIPQADPTSELAAFKVADGFEVNLWAADPLLAKPTQITFDRQGRLWASSSETYPQLNVNQAPTDRIVILEDTDRDGVADKSSVFSDKLLIPGGVLPDEEGGAYVAHAEQLLYLKDTDGDGIADDRQVVLSGFGSEDTHHTLHRLSWGPDGLLYMLQGYYIGTHVETIYGPRRLNGGGLWAYDTKTRRLEIYSRGLTNPWGVRFDRWGQTFQTDGAGGDGINYSFPESVFLSSPHENRFLRGLNPKRPKLCGIEIISGKHFPEAWQGAVVAADFRANNIDRYNLEERDGGYVSTLGSDIIQSKHISFRPIDMVMGPDGALYVADWYSPIIQHGEVDFRDERRDHIHGRIWRITAKNRPLAPIVDYKNASIEELFDLLKSDEEWIRLNAKQALKHRDELEVVAKLESWLNQLNTNDPQYEHHRLEALWTYQTVSSERSSKLARELMKSPDHRVRAAAVRVLYHWPTSTNALDTLKIAVHDEHPRVRREAVTALSRVASPEAANAALQALNHPMDQYLDFALWRTCRILEPSWFPAFQQQEMDFDGDATRMAFALKAIEKQEALAPLVDLLKRNSDDADPAVVRLIGKIGSAQDLEPVVAIASSKAHPAAKDAANALLEAATDRAVLPGNEKLRSLVCQTLLESSDEQVINATCRLIGVWGPDSKRAVFEDKLAAFLSSESQQRRKAAAWGLAGLGSRSRLIAATREADSNARVPATAALVSLNPKIGVASAMDLLSTELNEVEVEELMEAILTQANASQIFANDLQDANLNQQSATYASRLVETSGVSNRADLISLLQNAGGLQATSTLDANSRSTLISRIADHGDPKRGAVIFADKKLTCVKCHAIKGTGGNIGPDLSSIGAAAPVDYLIESLLNPSKKIKEGYRMTVIGTDDGHVYSGMVVREDTNVVIVRNAAGQEMRVAKSGIESRETSPVSMMPSGLTDLLTQNQLADLVAYLATLGKQ, encoded by the coding sequence ATGACATCCGCCCGCTGGGAAGTTCGCCGGAAACGAACAGAACAGTTCAACACGTTTGCTTACGCTTTCGTTTTTGCTTCCATCCTTTCGTGTGCATCAACGGTGGTCGCACAACGCGACCTTCGTAACATCCCACAGGCCGACCCAACGTCTGAATTGGCGGCCTTTAAAGTGGCAGACGGTTTCGAAGTAAACCTTTGGGCGGCGGACCCTCTGCTCGCCAAGCCAACCCAAATTACGTTTGATCGCCAAGGGCGGTTGTGGGCTTCTAGCAGCGAAACTTATCCGCAGTTGAACGTCAACCAAGCGCCTACCGACCGCATCGTCATTCTCGAAGATACCGATCGCGATGGCGTAGCGGACAAGTCATCCGTCTTCTCCGACAAACTGCTCATTCCTGGCGGGGTTCTGCCGGATGAAGAAGGCGGCGCTTATGTTGCACACGCTGAACAACTGCTTTACCTGAAGGATACCGATGGCGACGGAATTGCAGATGATCGTCAAGTCGTGCTATCGGGGTTCGGCAGCGAGGACACGCACCATACGCTGCATCGCTTGAGTTGGGGGCCTGACGGATTGCTCTACATGCTGCAAGGCTACTACATTGGCACCCACGTTGAAACGATCTACGGCCCGCGTCGATTGAACGGCGGTGGGCTGTGGGCTTACGACACAAAGACCCGTCGCTTGGAAATCTATAGTCGTGGTTTAACGAATCCTTGGGGCGTGCGATTCGATCGTTGGGGACAGACCTTTCAAACCGATGGTGCCGGCGGGGACGGCATCAATTACTCGTTCCCCGAGTCAGTATTTCTCTCTTCACCACATGAAAATCGCTTTCTGCGTGGCCTTAATCCCAAACGGCCAAAGCTGTGCGGCATTGAAATCATCAGTGGCAAGCACTTTCCCGAAGCATGGCAAGGTGCTGTGGTCGCGGCTGATTTTCGCGCAAACAACATCGATCGGTACAACTTAGAAGAACGCGATGGTGGCTATGTTTCGACGCTCGGTAGCGACATTATTCAATCCAAGCACATCTCCTTCCGACCGATCGACATGGTGATGGGTCCTGACGGTGCCCTGTACGTCGCCGATTGGTACAGCCCGATTATCCAACACGGAGAAGTTGATTTTCGCGATGAGCGACGTGATCACATCCACGGTCGCATTTGGCGAATCACGGCCAAAAATCGTCCGCTCGCACCTATTGTCGATTACAAGAATGCGTCGATTGAAGAACTGTTCGATCTGCTCAAGTCGGACGAAGAATGGATACGACTTAATGCAAAACAAGCATTGAAACACCGCGACGAGTTGGAGGTCGTCGCAAAACTTGAAAGTTGGCTGAATCAATTAAATACAAACGACCCACAATACGAGCATCATCGCCTCGAGGCCCTGTGGACCTATCAAACCGTCTCCTCAGAGCGATCCTCTAAGCTCGCAAGAGAATTGATGAAATCGCCAGACCACCGAGTCCGTGCGGCGGCAGTCCGAGTCCTTTATCACTGGCCCACATCGACCAATGCGTTAGACACCCTGAAAATCGCCGTGCACGACGAACACCCTCGCGTACGACGAGAGGCAGTGACCGCGCTGAGCCGGGTCGCCAGTCCGGAAGCAGCAAATGCGGCTCTCCAGGCGCTTAACCATCCCATGGATCAGTATCTGGATTTTGCGTTGTGGAGAACCTGTCGAATTCTCGAGCCCTCTTGGTTCCCAGCATTTCAGCAACAAGAAATGGACTTTGATGGAGATGCGACGCGAATGGCATTTGCACTCAAAGCCATTGAAAAGCAGGAGGCGTTGGCACCGCTCGTTGACTTGCTCAAGCGGAATTCAGATGACGCTGATCCCGCGGTTGTACGTTTGATCGGCAAGATCGGCTCGGCACAGGATCTTGAGCCAGTGGTCGCTATCGCATCATCCAAAGCACATCCTGCCGCCAAAGATGCTGCCAATGCATTACTCGAAGCGGCAACGGATCGTGCCGTATTGCCAGGCAACGAAAAATTGCGGAGTCTGGTTTGCCAAACTTTGCTCGAAAGTTCGGACGAACAAGTTATTAACGCAACCTGTCGATTGATAGGTGTTTGGGGACCCGATTCGAAACGCGCAGTATTTGAAGACAAACTGGCTGCCTTTCTGTCGAGCGAATCTCAACAAAGACGCAAAGCTGCCGCTTGGGGACTCGCGGGATTGGGTAGCCGCAGTCGACTGATCGCCGCCACCCGTGAAGCAGACTCGAATGCTCGCGTCCCTGCGACGGCTGCACTGGTGAGTTTGAATCCGAAAATCGGTGTCGCGTCCGCGATGGACCTACTCTCGACTGAACTCAATGAAGTCGAGGTCGAGGAACTGATGGAGGCAATTCTAACCCAGGCCAATGCCTCGCAAATATTTGCTAATGACCTTCAAGATGCGAACCTCAATCAACAGAGTGCAACTTATGCAAGCCGATTGGTCGAAACGTCCGGTGTCTCGAATCGAGCTGACCTGATCAGTTTGCTGCAAAACGCGGGCGGTCTGCAAGCCACTTCGACGCTTGATGCCAACAGCCGGTCAACTCTCATTTCGCGCATCGCCGATCACGGCGATCCCAAACGCGGCGCCGTGATTTTTGCAGACAAGAAGCTGACCTGCGTGAAATGTCACGCCATCAAGGGAACGGGGGGCAACATCGGTCCAGACCTGTCCAGTATCGGTGCGGCGGCCCCAGTGGACTACTTGATTGAGTCATTATTAAATCCCAGCAAAAAAATCAAAGAAGGCTATCGTATGACTGTTATCGGCACCGACGATGGACATGTCTATTCGGGAATGGTAGTGCGTGAAGACACGAATGTCGTCATCGTACGAAACGCTGCTGGTCAGGAAATGCGCGTGGCAAAATCTGGGATCGAGTCGCGCGAAACAAGTCCGGTGTCCATGATGCCGTCGGGGCTGACCGACTTGCTGACCCAAAACCAGCTCGCGGATCTTGTCGCATATCTGGCAACGCTGGGCAAGCAATAG
- a CDS encoding SEC-C metal-binding domain-containing protein, whose product MSKRRRGYPSETQVKRGVRVVHGEKLLEEKLGRNDPCPCGSGQRFKRCCLKKGCF is encoded by the coding sequence ATGAGCAAACGGCGCAGAGGATATCCCTCCGAAACGCAGGTGAAGCGTGGAGTGAGGGTTGTGCACGGCGAAAAATTGCTCGAAGAGAAGCTCGGGCGCAATGACCCCTGTCCCTGCGGATCCGGTCAGCGTTTCAAGCGGTGTTGTCTCAAGAAAGGCTGCTTTTGA
- a CDS encoding DUF1501 domain-containing protein, with product MKLPIALQQTRAISRRHFFGQTGLGVGAIALSSLLNRESQADQKPWQIPAKAKSIIYLHMAGSPSQLELFDYKPALAKLHNTECPQEYLEGKRFAFIRGVPKMLGPQSEFKQHGESGQWVSNRFPHLSRVIDDICVIRSVHTEQFNHSPAQLFMHTGNSLLGYPSMGSWVTYGLGSENDNLPGFVVLSSGGKTPSAGKSLWGSGFLPTVYQGVQCRTDGGDPILFLSNPDGLSRAARRKTLDAIADLNRYQHQQIGDPEIITRIAQYELSFRMQMSVPEVMDISRESKETLDRYGAKPGYVSEAESAADPRRLYKGDDPTFANNCLLARRLVENGVRFIQLYDWGWDHHGSALGESLDETLPIKCAQSDRAIAALITDLKLRGMLDETLIVWGGEFGRTPMMQNNVNKELKKGFIGRDHHPHAFTMWMAGGGIRPGAYGQTDELGYYIAENPVSVRDLQTTILHQIGIDPHRFSFPYQGLNQRLIGPTEEGQVLREVIA from the coding sequence ATGAAATTACCCATTGCACTTCAGCAAACCCGTGCCATCTCGCGGCGACACTTTTTCGGTCAAACTGGATTGGGTGTCGGAGCGATCGCGCTCAGTTCGCTGCTCAATCGCGAGAGTCAAGCGGATCAGAAGCCATGGCAGATTCCAGCCAAAGCCAAGTCAATCATCTATTTGCATATGGCAGGATCGCCCTCGCAACTTGAGTTGTTCGACTATAAGCCGGCACTGGCCAAGCTGCACAACACCGAATGTCCGCAGGAGTACCTCGAGGGCAAACGATTTGCCTTCATACGAGGCGTACCCAAAATGTTGGGGCCGCAGTCCGAGTTCAAACAGCACGGCGAAAGTGGCCAGTGGGTGAGCAATCGGTTTCCGCATCTCAGTCGCGTGATTGACGACATCTGCGTAATTCGATCGGTTCACACGGAACAATTCAATCATTCACCCGCTCAGTTATTCATGCACACGGGCAACTCGCTGTTGGGTTATCCGTCGATGGGATCGTGGGTCACATACGGCTTAGGCAGTGAGAACGATAATCTGCCGGGTTTTGTCGTACTTTCATCCGGTGGAAAGACTCCCAGCGCCGGAAAGTCGTTGTGGGGTAGTGGCTTTCTTCCGACGGTTTATCAAGGCGTGCAATGTCGAACGGATGGAGGCGACCCGATTCTGTTTTTGTCGAATCCGGATGGTCTTTCGCGAGCGGCACGACGCAAAACACTGGATGCGATTGCGGATCTGAATCGATATCAACACCAGCAGATTGGTGACCCCGAAATCATTACGCGTATCGCTCAATATGAGCTTTCATTCCGCATGCAGATGTCGGTTCCGGAAGTGATGGATATCAGTCGAGAATCGAAGGAAACGCTCGATCGGTACGGTGCAAAACCGGGGTATGTTTCCGAAGCGGAATCGGCTGCCGATCCACGACGACTCTATAAAGGAGATGATCCAACCTTTGCCAATAATTGTCTGCTCGCACGGCGCTTAGTCGAAAATGGTGTGCGGTTTATCCAGCTTTATGATTGGGGCTGGGACCATCACGGGTCGGCACTCGGCGAATCGCTTGATGAAACCTTGCCGATTAAATGTGCGCAAAGTGACCGAGCCATTGCGGCATTGATCACGGATCTTAAGCTGCGTGGCATGCTGGATGAAACGTTGATCGTTTGGGGTGGCGAATTCGGTCGAACACCGATGATGCAGAACAACGTTAACAAAGAATTGAAGAAGGGATTTATCGGTCGCGATCACCATCCTCACGCGTTTACCATGTGGATGGCGGGCGGAGGCATTCGACCAGGTGCTTACGGTCAAACGGATGAACTCGGCTACTACATCGCAGAGAATCCGGTCAGCGTGCGCGACCTGCAGACAACGATTCTCCATCAGATTGGAATTGATCCACACCGTTTTAGCTTTCCTTATCAAGGGCTTAATCAGCGGCTAATCGGACCAACAGAAGAAGGCCAAGTACTTCGCGAAGTGATCGCGTGA
- a CDS encoding SGNH/GDSL hydrolase family protein encodes MNRVGITLAFSLLIFTSQIQAKTFALRDGDRVVFLGNSFFERALESGYLETTLTQRWPDQNITFRNLGWDGDTVYGHARTGGRRRAVFGDPEEGFQRMIAHLKSLRPTVIFVAYGLNESFDGENGIEKFRTGLKRLTSEMPSSIRYVFISPLPIELRVQENHSSESNVVRELDQQLIEHVRSRNKMLERYCEVIADFAQSGGHPYVNLFQVMSAGDSTVTFDGLHPIASGYAILAETIADELEMPNPRIEPGSEASEKLRAAVVRKNTLYYHRWRPRNDAFVYGERKSEQVIAQQEPEQFEPFISQQETRIRKLMNEHRGAK; translated from the coding sequence ATGAACCGAGTCGGGATCACGCTGGCATTTTCACTTTTGATTTTCACCAGCCAGATACAAGCGAAAACGTTTGCCCTGCGCGATGGAGATCGCGTTGTCTTTTTGGGTAACTCATTTTTTGAGCGAGCATTAGAGTCTGGCTATCTCGAGACGACTCTCACCCAACGCTGGCCTGACCAAAATATCACATTTCGCAACTTAGGTTGGGATGGCGATACCGTTTACGGTCACGCTCGGACCGGTGGGCGACGACGGGCCGTGTTCGGTGACCCGGAAGAGGGTTTTCAGCGGATGATTGCCCATCTAAAATCTCTCCGACCTACCGTGATTTTTGTGGCCTATGGGCTCAATGAATCGTTCGACGGTGAAAACGGGATCGAAAAATTCCGCACCGGACTGAAACGATTGACATCCGAGATGCCGTCATCGATTCGCTATGTGTTCATTTCACCGCTTCCGATCGAGCTTCGTGTCCAGGAAAATCACTCGTCGGAGTCGAACGTTGTGCGCGAACTCGACCAGCAATTAATCGAACATGTCCGTTCACGCAACAAAATGCTGGAAAGGTATTGTGAAGTCATTGCAGATTTCGCACAAAGTGGTGGGCATCCCTACGTAAATCTCTTTCAAGTCATGTCCGCCGGAGATTCCACGGTGACCTTTGACGGGCTGCATCCGATTGCAAGCGGCTACGCGATTCTCGCGGAGACGATCGCGGACGAATTGGAAATGCCGAACCCGCGAATCGAACCTGGCTCAGAAGCATCCGAGAAACTTCGGGCGGCGGTCGTGCGGAAAAACACACTCTACTATCATCGATGGCGACCCCGCAACGATGCGTTTGTTTACGGCGAGCGGAAGAGCGAACAAGTAATCGCTCAGCAAGAACCGGAACAGTTTGAGCCCTTCATCAGTCAACAAGAAACACGAATCCGCAAACTGATGAATGAGCACAGAGGTGCAAAGTGA
- a CDS encoding aminoglycoside phosphotransferase family protein — protein MAAFDQMRLIVMEALKPWEEKHHARLENVECTDPQLCGHEFKYDSAGQYLTGVYPYQISYLTEAGSRRTLEVMVKAKPDQVQIISVYQSLLDAGGIDLSVPLKVNLERSDYAVPNLKELGLFRDFSDRLQPYLPKSMGFFVNASNSYTLRIEKKLSQGSVILNPDDDTTNHWKNGFFDLALMGMADLHSRFFEKYQPLVDTRSIFVCDRQSMVQGEPLWRALLHFIAEHFQDEVTEERLGRHREILDHLADWFAEVDQQPKTLLYGDFNPQNLAFEKTENGFELSLFDWERALIGLPQRDLAEHLIYSLPVGFDEEQVLAAVTRYREALSDGSGETIAPEEFNLGLKWMLYDLILNRLPLMMLVKHVANKRPHSNQAYANAHRLVSILE, from the coding sequence ATGGCAGCGTTTGACCAAATGCGGTTGATTGTCATGGAGGCTCTCAAGCCCTGGGAAGAGAAGCATCATGCCCGGCTGGAAAACGTTGAATGTACCGACCCGCAGTTGTGCGGGCATGAATTCAAATATGATTCGGCTGGTCAGTATCTGACAGGTGTGTATCCCTATCAGATTAGCTATTTGACGGAAGCCGGCAGTCGCCGAACTCTTGAAGTGATGGTCAAAGCCAAACCGGATCAGGTACAAATCATTTCTGTGTACCAGAGTTTACTCGATGCGGGCGGGATAGATCTTTCGGTACCGCTGAAAGTGAATTTGGAAAGATCGGACTACGCGGTACCCAATCTAAAAGAATTGGGTTTGTTTCGTGATTTCAGTGACCGTTTGCAGCCCTACTTGCCGAAGTCGATGGGATTTTTCGTTAATGCCTCGAATTCCTATACGCTGCGAATTGAAAAAAAATTGTCCCAAGGAAGTGTCATTCTAAACCCCGATGATGACACTACGAACCATTGGAAGAACGGTTTTTTTGATCTTGCGTTAATGGGCATGGCGGATCTTCACTCCCGGTTTTTTGAGAAATACCAGCCGCTTGTCGATACGAGATCGATTTTTGTCTGTGATCGCCAGTCGATGGTTCAAGGGGAACCGTTGTGGCGAGCACTGTTGCATTTCATCGCCGAACACTTTCAAGATGAGGTGACGGAAGAACGGTTAGGTCGGCATCGGGAGATCCTTGATCATCTTGCCGACTGGTTTGCCGAAGTGGATCAGCAACCGAAAACACTGCTTTACGGCGACTTCAATCCCCAAAATCTGGCTTTTGAAAAAACTGAAAACGGCTTTGAATTAAGTCTGTTCGATTGGGAGCGCGCCTTGATCGGGTTGCCACAAAGGGATTTGGCAGAGCACTTGATCTATTCATTACCCGTTGGGTTTGATGAGGAGCAGGTTTTGGCAGCGGTTACCCGCTATCGAGAAGCGCTCTCCGACGGCAGCGGCGAAACCATCGCCCCCGAAGAATTCAATCTGGGTCTCAAATGGATGTTGTATGATCTGATCCTGAACCGACTCCCCTTAATGATGCTGGTGAAACATGTAGCGAACAAGCGTCCCCATTCCAATCAGGCTTATGCCAACGCGCATCGACTGGTCAGCATTCTGGAATGA
- a CDS encoding TauD/TfdA family dioxygenase has protein sequence MERCVNESRLPYCSVIANAAPALNPESTHGTYSNESLPMHTDGAYLKEPPRLKFLATYDFSVRKGVNIPRADRPLEPPLSRFVDGYAVLAQLSKNDLELLFNHAVTHVIVDDPSEAPLLCRMPLLSIHKDEFLSFRWNAHDRERKRMEREMPQLSMDSLRASNPDLAKVLRKIEKIVETDSGSNSLMYRARCADGVIAVVDNWRVLHGRDAISPWMSRKNLLADLGNQAVQKLWENHG, from the coding sequence ATGGAACGCTGTGTGAACGAGTCCCGTTTGCCTTACTGCTCAGTGATTGCTAATGCCGCGCCAGCGTTGAATCCTGAATCCACCCACGGCACCTATTCCAATGAATCGCTCCCAATGCACACCGATGGTGCATATCTCAAAGAGCCGCCCCGCCTGAAATTCTTAGCGACCTACGATTTTTCGGTCCGAAAGGGTGTCAACATCCCGAGGGCAGATCGACCGCTCGAACCCCCGCTATCAAGATTTGTAGATGGCTATGCCGTCTTAGCTCAATTATCAAAGAATGATTTAGAACTTCTTTTCAACCATGCAGTCACTCACGTCATTGTAGACGATCCATCGGAAGCCCCCCTGCTCTGTCGTATGCCTCTGTTGTCGATTCATAAAGACGAGTTTTTGAGCTTTCGCTGGAACGCCCACGACCGAGAGAGGAAACGCATGGAACGCGAAATGCCGCAGCTGTCGATGGACTCACTACGAGCGTCCAATCCTGATCTGGCGAAGGTCCTGCGGAAGATCGAGAAGATTGTCGAGACGGATTCTGGCTCAAACAGCTTGATGTATCGGGCGCGGTGTGCCGACGGGGTGATCGCCGTCGTGGATAACTGGCGAGTCCTGCACGGTCGGGATGCCATTTCGCCGTGGATGAGTCGAAAAAATCTCCTGGCTGATCTCGGCAACCAAGCGGTTCAAAAGCTATGGGAAAACCATGGGTAG